The sequence below is a genomic window from Bosea sp. F3-2.
ATCCATCGCGACGAAGGCCTCGACGTTCTCGGCAAGGTGAGCCAGCGTGCTGTAGGGCTTGCCGAGGCGGATCGGCGGGCCGTCCGGCCGCGGCGGCGAGATCATCAGCACGGCGGTCTCGCCATTCGGCTGCGTCAGCCGCTCATAGGCGCGCGTCGAGGCGTCGCCGAGCATGAAGTCGCGGCGTGCCCCGCCCCAGCCGGAGGCGTCGAGCAGGCGGCGCGAAGCGACGGCGATGGCGAGCCGCTGCTTCCAGAGCACGCCGCCGGAGAGATCGGCGATGCGGCCGGTCTCGGGATTGTCGGGGTCGACATCGAGCACGATGTCGAGCCTGCGCCCAGCCGGCAGGCGCGTGCCGGCGCGGTCAGGCCACTCGACCAACGTGATCAGCCGTTCGACATCCTCGATCAGGCCGATGTCGTCGAGCTCGTCCGGCGAGCGCACGCGGTAGAGATCGGCGTGCAGCGCGGGGCCGCGCCTGGTGTCGTAGCTCTGGACGAGCGTGAAGGTCGGGCTCGGCGCCTCCAGTGCGGGGTCGTCCGCGAGCTCGCGCAGGATGGCGCGCGCCAGCAGCGACTTGCCGGAGCCGAGATGGCCGGAGAGCGCGACGATGTCGCCCGGCTTCAGGATGGCGGCGATGTCGGCGGCGAGGCGCAGCGTTGCTGCCTCATCCGCCAGCAAAAGGCGGTGGAGGCCGGCCTTGCGGGCTTCTTCGGTCATTCAGCGGCGTCCGAGAGCGGCATTCCCTGTGCCGGGAAGATGGCCGTCACCTTCGTGCCGCGGCCCGGCGCGGAGTCGAGCTCGACATGGCCGCCATGCAATTCGACGATGGAGCGGACGATCGACAGCCCGAGGCCGACGCCGCGATGGCTGGAGCCGAGGGAATGGCTCTCGAAGCGCTCGAAGACCTTCTCCATGACCTCCGACGGAATGCCGCGGCCGTGATCGGCCACGGTGATGCGGATGTCGCTGCCCTGGCGTGTCGCGCTGACGGTCACGGTCTGACCGGGCGAGGAGAAGCCGATCGCGTTCGAAAGCAGGTTGAACAGCACCTGCCGCAGGCGCTTGCCGTCGGCGCGCAGCGGCCCGGTGCGCGGATCGATTTCGACCTTGAGCTCCAGCCTGCTGTCGGTCAGCCGGTCATGCAGGCCCGCCGCCGCCTGGGCGATGGTGTCGGCGACATCGACATCCTGGATTTCCAGCGTCAGCGCGCCATTGTCGATGGTCGCGAGGTCCAGGATGTCGTTGATGATGGCGAGGAGCGCGCCGGAGGAGCGCACGATATGCGAGGCATAATCGCGCTGCTTCTCGTTGAGCGGGCCGACCGTCTCGGTGCCGAGCAACTGCGCGAAGCCGATGATGTTGGTGAGCGGCGAGCGCAGCTCGTAGGAGACGTGGTGGACGAAGTCCTCGCGCAGCCGCGAGACACGCTCCAGCGCCTCGTTCTTCTCGGTCAGCGCCCGCTCGACATTCACGCTGGCGGTGACGTCGGCGAAGGAGATCAGCGTCGCTCCGTCCGGCAACGGCGCGGCCGCCATGTCGAGCACCGTGCCGTCGCGCCGCTCCATCCGGCTGCGATAATCCTCGCGCGCATCGCGCACGCCGGTGACGACGCTGTGCAGTTCGCTCCAGATCTCGTCCTGCGGGAAGAGCGGCCGGCAGAGGCGAATGACCTCGTCGATATGCGGGGCGCTGGCGGCGAGATCGCCGCCCTGGATACGCCAGGATTGGGCGAAGGCGGGGTTGGAGAGCTTGAGCCGCCCATCCGAGCCGAACACGGCAACGCCCTCGCGTAGCGAATCCAGCGTCTCGCGCTGGGTGCGGGAGAGCGCGTTGAAGCGGGATTCGAGCGTGAAGCGCTCGGTCACATCGTCGTAGAGATAGGTGACGCCGCCCTGCGGATTGGGGCTGGCGACGACATGGATGGTGCGCCCGTCCGGCAGATACCACCAGTCCTCGCTGGCGCGCGTCGCGGTGTAGGCCGCCTGGGCCGCAGCCTTCCAGCTGCGGTAATCGCCGAGTTCCGGCAGGCGCCGCTCGGCCCGGAGCCGGTCGAGGATCTCGCCATCGGTCGGCTGGCCATCGAGGAAGCCCGCCTCCAGCGACCAGAGCGCATCGAAGCCGGAGTTGCGATAGACGAGACGCTGCGAGCCGTCGAAGACCGCGACCGCCGTCTTCAAGCGGTCGAGCGTACGGACATGGGCGTCCATCTGGCGCTGAAGGTCGGCCCTGACCGCTTCCAGCTCGCTCATATCGGTGGCGAACCCGGCAAAGCCCGTCGCAGCCGGCAGCTCGACGATGTCCAGAGTCCGGCGTTGGCCCGCGACAACCGCTGGCGCCCGCACCGCAAAGGGGCTGCCTTCGCGCCGCGCCCGTGTCGCCGCCTCGCGCTCGGCCCGGTCGAGCAGTTCGAGACCGCCCTTCACCGCGGTCGCCGTGTCGCTGGCTTCGACGGCCCGCGCATAGGCGGCGTTGACCCAGGTCAGGCGGCCATCGGCGTTACGCATCCAGGCTGGGTGCGGCAGGCCCGCGAGCAGATGGGCGAGCGCCGCGTGATCTGCGGTGACGCGCTCCAGCTCGCCGCGCAGCGTCATGACCTGCGCCCGCTCGCCGGTGACCTCGCGGAAGCGAATGACTGCCCGGCCGGCGACGGGCCGGCCCTCGATATCGATGAAAGGTCCGGCCTTGCTGCGCAGCGTGACGGTGAAAGCCTCGCCACGCTCCTTCAGTGCGTCGGTCGCAAGCTCCAGCCGCTTGGCGTCAGAAGGGGCGGCCCAGCTGCCATAGGCCAAAGCGAGCGCGGCGCCGGGGGCGCCGAGAAAGCCGCTGTCTCCCTCGAAGACCGGCTGAGCATCCCGGCCGTTCCAGCTCACCACGACCTGCGGATCAGCACCCAGCAGGATCGAAAGCCGCTCCTGATGGCTGCGTGCGGCTTCGAGATCGGCTGCCAGCTTGGCTTCGCGCTTCTGCCAGCGGGTTCGTTCGCGCAGATAGACGAGCGAGGTCGTCGTGGCGAAAACCGTCAATCCCGCGAGAACGAGGGACAACGCGCTCGTGCTCATGATGTCGAGCCGCATCGGCGCGAGCCAGGGATCCTGCGCGATGGCGGGGGCCGAGGCAACCGAAGCGATCAAGGCAGGCAGCAATGCGCGCGGAGTCCAGTCCCCAGCTCGCCCCTGTCGCCTCACCCGTCTCATCCTGCGCCCATCATCTCGTGGCGGCCGAGGCCGCCATATCCGCCACACCCGTCGGAATCGGCTTGGAGAGCCGGCGAAAACCACCGTCTCGAGGGCCGATGCACGCGCACCACCACGCCAATCACATCAGAGCTTTGATCCGTTCCGCGCCATGGCGGGAACCCGAATCACCCCCACTGTAATCATCGGTGGAGTCCGTCAGGAAGTGCTTAATCGCCGGTAAATGGAGAGTTTTTCGGGCAGCTCGGCCCATCAGGAACGAAATATCAAGAAGTAGTTTCAAAATCAGACCGACCTACAATTTGTAGTGTCCCCTTCGGTGATTCCATAATGGCACAGCGATAAAAAAAGGCCCGGCGGATGCCGGGCCTTCAAGAGATTGCGCGTTGGCGCGTGTCAGTAGCGGTAGTGGTCCGGCTTGAACGGGCCGGCCTGCGGCACGCCGATGTATTTCGCCTGGGCGTCGTTGAGCTTGGTGAGCTTGGCACCGACCTTGGCGAGATGCAGCGCCGCGACCTTCTCGTCGAGATGCTTCG
It includes:
- a CDS encoding ATP-binding protein, whose amino-acid sequence is MIASVASAPAIAQDPWLAPMRLDIMSTSALSLVLAGLTVFATTTSLVYLRERTRWQKREAKLAADLEAARSHQERLSILLGADPQVVVSWNGRDAQPVFEGDSGFLGAPGAALALAYGSWAAPSDAKRLELATDALKERGEAFTVTLRSKAGPFIDIEGRPVAGRAVIRFREVTGERAQVMTLRGELERVTADHAALAHLLAGLPHPAWMRNADGRLTWVNAAYARAVEASDTATAVKGGLELLDRAEREAATRARREGSPFAVRAPAVVAGQRRTLDIVELPAATGFAGFATDMSELEAVRADLQRQMDAHVRTLDRLKTAVAVFDGSQRLVYRNSGFDALWSLEAGFLDGQPTDGEILDRLRAERRLPELGDYRSWKAAAQAAYTATRASEDWWYLPDGRTIHVVASPNPQGGVTYLYDDVTERFTLESRFNALSRTQRETLDSLREGVAVFGSDGRLKLSNPAFAQSWRIQGGDLAASAPHIDEVIRLCRPLFPQDEIWSELHSVVTGVRDAREDYRSRMERRDGTVLDMAAAPLPDGATLISFADVTASVNVERALTEKNEALERVSRLREDFVHHVSYELRSPLTNIIGFAQLLGTETVGPLNEKQRDYASHIVRSSGALLAIINDILDLATIDNGALTLEIQDVDVADTIAQAAAGLHDRLTDSRLELKVEIDPRTGPLRADGKRLRQVLFNLLSNAIGFSSPGQTVTVSATRQGSDIRITVADHGRGIPSEVMEKVFERFESHSLGSSHRGVGLGLSIVRSIVELHGGHVELDSAPGRGTKVTAIFPAQGMPLSDAAE